A genomic segment from Phragmites australis chromosome 6, lpPhrAust1.1, whole genome shotgun sequence encodes:
- the LOC133922152 gene encoding uncharacterized protein LOC133922152 isoform X2, translating to MKFLEYTPFDSINLFLDQLNLGDCTIRGNLEAFSCKHTATDRRLSISLEHEILDYLGKSSDSDPASPVEHLSSRSCRKTLIYLVLTLGHMYPDYDFSAVRAHLFFKEEEWESFKQMIDTYLSDASGQWAATNEGSSLLDSMTKAIDEVIKIRECDIYSYNPDSDGDPVLEKGAIWSFNYFFYNRKLKRVVSFRCYCTSKLSGDDFLTGVPSDGEEEDALIDMDI from the exons ATGAAGTTTTTAGAGTACACCCCCTTCGACAG TATAAATTTGTTCCTGGATCAACTCAACCTTGGTGATTGTACAATTAGGGGTAACCTTGAAGCCTTCTCAT GCAAGCACACTGCGACAGACCGTCGGCTTTCCATAAGTCTTGAACATGAG ATTCTTGATTACCTTGGCAAGTCTTCTGACAGTGATCCAGCTTCACCAGTGGAGCATTTGTCCTCCAGGTCATG CCGAAAAACATTGATATATCTAGTCCTCACTCTTGGTCATATGTATCCGGATTATGATTTcag TGCTGTTCGGGCACACCTGTTCTTCAAAGAAGAGGAGTGGGAAAGTTTCAAGCAGATGATAGACACCTACTTATCTGACGCTTCTGGG CAATGGGCAGCAACAAATGAGGGCAGTTCTCTTCTGGACAGTATGACTAAAGCTATTGATGAG GTTATCAAAATCAGGGAGTGTGACATCTACAGCTATAATCCAGACTCGGATGGAGATCCAGTTCTAGAGAAAGGGGCCAT ATGGTCATTCAACTACTTCTTCTACAATAGGAAGCTAAAGCGAGTAGTGAGCTTTCGATGTTATTGTACTAG CAAATTGTCAGGAGATGACTTCTTAACTGGTGTGCCATCTGATGGTGAAGAGGAAGATGCCTTGATTGACATGGACATATGA
- the LOC133922152 gene encoding uncharacterized protein LOC133922152 isoform X1: MKFLEYTPFDSINLFLDQLNLGDCTIRGNLEAFSCKHTATDRRLSISLEHEILDYLGKSSDSDPASPVEHLSSRSCRKTLIYLVLTLGHMYPDYDFSSAVRAHLFFKEEEWESFKQMIDTYLSDASGQWAATNEGSSLLDSMTKAIDEVIKIRECDIYSYNPDSDGDPVLEKGAIWSFNYFFYNRKLKRVVSFRCYCTSKLSGDDFLTGVPSDGEEEDALIDMDI; the protein is encoded by the exons ATGAAGTTTTTAGAGTACACCCCCTTCGACAG TATAAATTTGTTCCTGGATCAACTCAACCTTGGTGATTGTACAATTAGGGGTAACCTTGAAGCCTTCTCAT GCAAGCACACTGCGACAGACCGTCGGCTTTCCATAAGTCTTGAACATGAG ATTCTTGATTACCTTGGCAAGTCTTCTGACAGTGATCCAGCTTCACCAGTGGAGCATTTGTCCTCCAGGTCATG CCGAAAAACATTGATATATCTAGTCCTCACTCTTGGTCATATGTATCCGGATTATGATTTcag CAGTGCTGTTCGGGCACACCTGTTCTTCAAAGAAGAGGAGTGGGAAAGTTTCAAGCAGATGATAGACACCTACTTATCTGACGCTTCTGGG CAATGGGCAGCAACAAATGAGGGCAGTTCTCTTCTGGACAGTATGACTAAAGCTATTGATGAG GTTATCAAAATCAGGGAGTGTGACATCTACAGCTATAATCCAGACTCGGATGGAGATCCAGTTCTAGAGAAAGGGGCCAT ATGGTCATTCAACTACTTCTTCTACAATAGGAAGCTAAAGCGAGTAGTGAGCTTTCGATGTTATTGTACTAG CAAATTGTCAGGAGATGACTTCTTAACTGGTGTGCCATCTGATGGTGAAGAGGAAGATGCCTTGATTGACATGGACATATGA
- the LOC133920557 gene encoding GDSL esterase/lipase At4g26790-like, protein MAAASRVRSSVALLLLPLLLLAPAPAVRARVTALIVFGDSTVDAGNNNAVQTVVRSNFPPYGRDFPGGRATGRFSNGRVATDFYSEALGLGRAFVPAYLDPGYGIRDFATGVCFASAGSGLDVATSRVFGVIPLRKQVDMFREYKARLADHLGAAEARTVVSDAVYAVSIGTNDFIENYFALTTTRFLEFTVDEYTDYLVGLARSFLAELYGLGARKIGLTGLGAMGCLPLERAHLLGRCAEEYNAAARGFNAALEEMVSELGAELPGAEIRVAAVYDFFEGIVRNPSRYGFARADVGCCGSGTYEMGYTCRAWDARTCADAGWYVFWDAVHPTERANRIIAEYLMNTTFAHFS, encoded by the exons ATGGCGGCGGCGTCGCGTGTGCGTTCCTCGGTCGCCCTGCTTCTGCTGCCGCTGCTCCTTCTGGCACCGGCGCCAGCGGTGAGGGCGCGCGTGACGGCGCTGATCGTGTTCGGCGACTCCACGGTGGACGCCGGTAACAACAACGCCGTGCAGACGGTGGTGCGGAGCAACTTCCCCCCCTACGGGCGCGACTTCCCGGGCGGGCGCGCCACGGGGCGGTTCAGCAACGGCCGCGTCGCCACCGACTTCTACTCCGAGGCGCTCGGGCTCGGCCGCGCCTTCGTGCCGGCCTACCTCGACCCGGGCTACGGCATCCGGGACTTCGCCACAGGCGTCTGCTTCGCCTCCGCCGGCTCCGGCCTCGACGTCGCCACCTCGCGCGTCTTC GGAGTGATCCCCCTGCGGAAGCAAGTGGACATGTTCCGGGAGTACAAGGCCCGGCTAGCAGACCACCTCGGCGCGGCCGAGGCCCGCACGGTAGTCTCCGACGCCGTGTACGCCGTCAGCATCGGCACCAACGACTTCATCGAGAACTACTTCGCGCTCACCACGACGCGGTTCCTGGAGTTCACCGTGGACGAGTACACGGACTACTTGGTGGGCCTGGCCCGGAGCTTCCTGGCCGAGCTGTACGGGCTCGGCGCGCGCAAGATCGGGCTCACGGGGCTGGGCGCCATGGGGTGCCTGCCCCTGGAGCGCGCGCACCTCCTCGGCCGCTGCGCCGAGGAGTACAACGCTGCGGCGCGGGGCTTCAACGCGGCGCTCGAGGAAATGGTGAGCGAACTGGGCGCCGAGCTGCCCGGCGCCGAGATCCGCGTGGCGGCGGTGTACGACTTCTTCGAGGGCATCGTGCGGAATCCGTCGCGCTACG GGTTCGCGAGGGCGGACGTGGGGTGCTGCGGCTCGGGGACGTACGAGATGGGGTACACGTGCCGCGCGTGGGACGCGCGGACGTGCGCGGACGCCGGCTGGTACGTGTTCTGGGACGCCGTGCACCCCACGGAGCGGGCCAACCGGATCATCGCCGAGTACCTCATGAACACCACCTTTGCCCACTTCTCGTGA